Proteins encoded by one window of Streptacidiphilus sp. PB12-B1b:
- a CDS encoding SDR family NAD(P)-dependent oxidoreductase — protein sequence MDLGLKDRRVLITGATRGIGRATAKAFAEEGASVAITYHSAEDDAKSVVEELGGSQRASAHRLDLYDHESVTSAVAAVEERWGGIDVVVANAQTFSWVDPNQLPHFENLSVDDWFPQLRANVEGHMLTVRSALGGMRERGWGRVVLLSSVTADHGSPGSEIYSAAKAALHGFARGLMWTRDGILANVVAPGGTLTESLEAVDPEIIARSAQDTPSGRLSTADDVARLIVFLCSEANGNVNGEVVHTAGGR from the coding sequence ATGGATCTGGGTCTGAAGGACAGGCGCGTCCTGATCACCGGAGCCACCCGGGGGATCGGCCGGGCCACCGCCAAGGCCTTCGCCGAGGAGGGCGCGTCCGTCGCCATCACCTACCACTCCGCCGAGGACGACGCCAAGAGCGTGGTCGAGGAGCTCGGCGGATCCCAGCGGGCCTCCGCGCACCGGCTCGACCTGTACGACCACGAGTCGGTCACCTCGGCGGTCGCCGCCGTGGAGGAGCGCTGGGGCGGCATCGACGTGGTCGTCGCCAACGCCCAGACCTTCAGCTGGGTCGACCCCAACCAGCTGCCGCACTTCGAGAACCTCTCGGTGGACGACTGGTTCCCGCAGCTGCGCGCCAACGTCGAGGGCCACATGCTGACGGTCCGCAGCGCGCTGGGCGGCATGCGCGAGCGCGGCTGGGGGCGCGTGGTGCTGCTGTCCTCGGTCACCGCCGACCACGGCAGCCCGGGCTCGGAGATCTACAGCGCCGCCAAGGCGGCCCTGCACGGCTTCGCCCGCGGCCTGATGTGGACCCGGGACGGCATCCTCGCCAACGTGGTGGCTCCCGGCGGCACGCTCACCGAGAGCCTGGAGGCGGTCGACCCGGAGATCATCGCCCGCAGCGCCCAGGACACCCCGAGCGGGCGGCTGAGCACGGCGGACGACGTGGCCCGCCTGATCGTCTTCCTCTGCTCGGAGGCCAACGGCAACGTCAACGGCGAGGTCGTGCACACGGCCGGCGGCCGCTGA
- a CDS encoding nucleotide disphospho-sugar-binding domain-containing protein: protein MRVLFTTWAWPSHLYALVPLAWAFRSAGHEVLVASQPELLEQTVGTGLPAASVGADVDAAGLVRGYVLPSVAGAPPGVGVAPGGGRGPRAMQMFLAHAESMTGGLVELAKDWRPDLVVFEPTALAGPIAAAAAGVPAVRLLYGTDLMLRARQVLPDALAPLAARFGVTGFDPYGAATVDPTPASLQVATDYQRIPLRYTAFNGPGPRPAPLPERGARPRVCVTWGHTMARLDPSLFLAGELARAVASTGAEVLLAVSASQRPLLGELPRTCGSPSTPRWTTCCPTATWWCRTAARARC from the coding sequence ATGCGGGTGCTGTTCACCACCTGGGCCTGGCCGTCGCATCTGTACGCACTGGTGCCGCTGGCCTGGGCCTTCCGCTCGGCCGGGCACGAGGTGCTGGTGGCGAGCCAGCCGGAGCTGCTGGAGCAGACCGTCGGCACGGGGCTGCCCGCCGCCTCGGTCGGGGCGGACGTCGACGCCGCGGGGCTGGTCCGCGGGTACGTGCTGCCCTCGGTCGCCGGGGCGCCGCCGGGAGTGGGCGTGGCCCCGGGCGGCGGGCGCGGGCCGCGCGCCATGCAGATGTTCCTGGCCCACGCCGAGTCGATGACCGGCGGGCTGGTGGAGCTGGCCAAGGACTGGCGGCCCGATCTGGTGGTGTTCGAGCCCACGGCGCTCGCCGGACCGATCGCCGCCGCCGCGGCCGGGGTGCCCGCAGTACGGCTGCTCTACGGCACCGACCTGATGCTCCGGGCCCGGCAGGTGCTGCCGGACGCCCTGGCGCCGCTGGCGGCCAGGTTCGGGGTGACCGGCTTCGACCCGTACGGCGCGGCCACCGTGGACCCGACCCCGGCGAGCCTCCAGGTGGCCACCGACTACCAGCGGATCCCGCTGCGCTACACCGCCTTCAACGGCCCCGGGCCGCGCCCGGCGCCGCTCCCGGAGCGCGGGGCGCGGCCCCGGGTGTGCGTCACCTGGGGCCACACCATGGCCAGGCTGGACCCGTCGCTCTTCCTGGCCGGGGAGCTGGCCCGCGCGGTGGCGTCCACCGGGGCCGAGGTGCTGCTGGCGGTCTCCGCGAGCCAGCGCCCGCTGCTCGGGGAGCTCCCCCGGACGTGCGGGTCGCCGTCGACACCCCGCTGGACCACCTGCTGCCCGACTGCGACCTGGTGGTGTCGCACGGCGGCGCGGGCACGGTGCTGA
- a CDS encoding antibiotic biosynthesis monooxygenase, protein MDVDEGTDTRTALPFRVILRMEVRAELAQQFEQVWLEVGALIAEEPANLAQALVRSVEEQGVYYVITDWRSKAQFHTFEHSAAHVEHRRRLKPFRTGGGMSLTEVVYQLPGAGAALARA, encoded by the coding sequence ATGGACGTCGACGAGGGCACCGACACGCGGACCGCCCTGCCCTTCCGCGTGATCCTGCGCATGGAGGTCAGGGCAGAGCTGGCACAGCAGTTCGAGCAGGTCTGGCTGGAGGTGGGGGCGCTCATCGCCGAGGAGCCGGCCAACCTGGCCCAGGCGCTCGTCCGCAGCGTCGAGGAGCAGGGCGTCTACTACGTCATCACCGACTGGCGCAGCAAGGCCCAGTTCCACACGTTCGAGCACAGCGCGGCCCATGTGGAGCACCGGCGGCGGCTGAAGCCCTTCCGCACCGGCGGCGGGATGTCGCTGACCGAGGTCGTGTACCAGCTGCCGGGCGCCGGGGCGGCGCTCGCCCGGGCATGA
- a CDS encoding NAD(P)/FAD-dependent oxidoreductase gives MSKRTSPPPLRVLVVGGGIGGLCLAQGLRQAGVDVAVFERDASADGRRQGYRLRISPEGERGLRACLPPRLQQLLVATSNERDDSGLAAYDEHLVEQWAPSFEDPRSGSPDKVDAVDRVTLRRILLTGLGDTVRFGRNFQRCGTGADGRVTAYFEDGSTETGDVLVAADGANSRVRAQLRPSDLPEDLGVRTVFSRIPREAALGAGLPEALRDRFSYVIGTDGHHLGLMPMTFRTPPSEAARQWPEAGLVDTGDYYMSVFNVHLADLGLDDAAFFALDGEQLCRLVVDRTSDWHPELRGIFLHAQPEETFAVALRATRPVEPWETGPVVPLGDAAHTMPPSGGVGANTAIRDAEALSSALAAVARGERELAEAVAEYQKAMVEYATEGVELSLRIAEWSIRKAARE, from the coding sequence ATGAGCAAGCGGACCAGCCCACCACCCCTGCGGGTCCTCGTCGTCGGCGGCGGCATCGGCGGCCTGTGCCTCGCCCAGGGGCTGCGCCAGGCCGGGGTCGACGTGGCCGTCTTCGAGCGGGACGCGTCCGCCGACGGCCGCCGCCAGGGGTACCGGCTGCGGATCAGCCCCGAAGGGGAGCGCGGGCTGCGCGCCTGCCTGCCGCCCCGGCTGCAGCAGCTGCTGGTGGCCACCTCCAACGAGCGCGACGACAGCGGCCTGGCCGCCTACGACGAACACCTGGTCGAGCAGTGGGCCCCGAGCTTCGAGGACCCTCGCTCCGGCTCCCCCGACAAGGTGGACGCGGTCGACCGGGTGACGCTGCGCCGGATCCTGCTGACCGGGCTGGGCGACACCGTCCGGTTCGGCCGGAACTTCCAGCGCTGCGGGACCGGGGCCGACGGCCGGGTCACCGCGTACTTCGAGGACGGCAGCACCGAGACCGGCGACGTGCTGGTCGCCGCCGACGGGGCCAACTCCCGGGTCCGCGCCCAGCTGCGCCCGTCCGACCTGCCGGAGGACCTCGGGGTGCGGACGGTGTTCTCCCGGATCCCCCGGGAGGCGGCGCTCGGCGCGGGGCTGCCGGAGGCGCTCCGGGACCGGTTCAGCTACGTGATCGGCACCGACGGGCACCACCTCGGGCTGATGCCGATGACCTTCCGCACCCCGCCGTCCGAGGCCGCCCGGCAGTGGCCGGAGGCCGGCCTGGTGGACACCGGCGACTACTACATGTCGGTCTTCAACGTGCACCTGGCCGACCTCGGCCTGGACGACGCGGCCTTCTTCGCGCTCGACGGCGAGCAGCTGTGCCGGCTGGTGGTGGACCGCACCTCGGACTGGCACCCGGAGCTGCGCGGGATCTTCCTCCACGCCCAGCCCGAGGAGACTTTCGCGGTGGCGCTGCGGGCCACCCGGCCGGTCGAGCCGTGGGAGACCGGCCCGGTCGTCCCGCTCGGCGACGCCGCGCACACCATGCCGCCCTCGGGCGGGGTCGGGGCCAACACCGCGATCCGCGACGCGGAGGCGCTCAGCTCGGCGCTGGCCGCCGTCGCCCGCGGGGAGCGGGAGCTGGCGGAGGCGGTGGCCGAGTACCAGAAGGCCATGGTCGAGTACGCCACCGAGGGCGTGGAGCTGTCGCTGCGGATCGCCGAGTGGTCGATCAGGAAGGCCGCCCGCGAGTAG
- a CDS encoding cytochrome P450 encodes MSTSPEPLAFPFGDPPGLAVEAEFQRLRDTPGLCPVQLPYGGPAFLAVRHQDVKSLLTDPRFSRAESVGPDEPRLLPIVQRANLLMASDGPEHDRLRRRLAAAFTVRGVERLRPRTEAIVGELLDGVEKHGAPADLMELFALPLPILMICELLGVPPKDRLRFRELAESFLAAKLHQLTAQQIGQAGQELRGYLVGLVAGRHHDPGDDLLSTLVTEAELSDEELVGIAVTILIAGHEVLADQLANFSYFLLTHPGHHRRLLDSPELIPSAVEEMLRHTPLGVSTGSPRRATEDVELGGITVRAGEYVLPVMTSANRDASVFDAPEEVDFDRRTNPHLGFGYGVHRCLGSALARMELQVGMGALLQRLPSLRLAVPAEEITWCTGGLVRGPQALPVAW; translated from the coding sequence ATGAGCACTTCCCCCGAGCCCCTGGCCTTCCCGTTCGGCGATCCCCCCGGGCTCGCCGTGGAGGCGGAGTTCCAGCGGCTGCGCGACACCCCCGGCCTGTGCCCGGTCCAACTCCCCTACGGAGGCCCGGCCTTCCTCGCGGTGCGCCACCAGGACGTCAAGTCGCTGCTGACCGACCCCCGGTTCAGCCGGGCGGAGTCCGTGGGCCCGGACGAGCCCCGGCTGCTCCCGATCGTCCAGCGGGCCAACCTGCTGATGGCCTCGGACGGCCCCGAGCACGACCGGCTGCGGCGGCGGCTGGCCGCGGCCTTCACCGTGCGCGGCGTGGAGCGGCTGCGCCCCAGGACCGAGGCGATCGTCGGCGAGCTGCTGGACGGTGTGGAGAAGCACGGCGCTCCGGCCGACCTGATGGAGCTGTTCGCGCTGCCGCTGCCGATCCTGATGATCTGCGAGCTGCTGGGCGTCCCGCCCAAGGACCGGCTGCGCTTCCGGGAGCTGGCGGAGTCGTTCCTGGCCGCCAAGCTGCACCAGTTGACGGCGCAGCAGATCGGCCAGGCCGGTCAGGAGCTGCGCGGCTACCTGGTCGGCCTGGTGGCGGGCCGGCACCACGACCCCGGCGACGACCTGCTCAGCACCCTGGTGACGGAGGCGGAGCTGTCCGACGAGGAGCTGGTCGGGATCGCGGTGACCATCCTGATCGCCGGGCACGAGGTCCTCGCCGACCAGCTCGCCAACTTCAGCTACTTCCTGCTGACCCACCCCGGCCACCACCGGCGGCTGCTCGACAGCCCGGAACTGATCCCCTCGGCGGTGGAGGAGATGCTGCGCCACACCCCGCTGGGGGTCAGCACCGGATCCCCCCGGCGGGCCACCGAGGACGTCGAGCTGGGCGGCATCACCGTGCGGGCCGGGGAGTACGTGCTGCCGGTGATGACCTCCGCGAACCGGGACGCGTCGGTCTTCGACGCCCCCGAGGAGGTCGACTTCGACCGCAGGACCAACCCCCACCTGGGCTTCGGCTACGGGGTGCACCGCTGCCTCGGCTCGGCCCTGGCCCGGATGGAACTCCAGGTGGGGATGGGGGCGCTGCTGCAGCGCCTGCCCTCGCTGCGGCTGGCGGTCCCGGCCGAGGAGATCACCTGGTGCACGGGCGGCCTGGTACGCGGCCCGCAGGCACTGCCCGTCGCCTGGTGA
- a CDS encoding NAD(P)/FAD-dependent oxidoreductase: protein MTTSPFHVIVIGGGTGGMALAHGLKRAGISVAVYERDRTRTSGLHGYRVGIDPDGSRSLKKLLPPELYDTFVATCAREPRYFIMLTEKLKTSIELPLRQAEDDVNGEKSVSRMTLRQVLFTGMEDVVEFDKEFTHYEQRPDGRVTAFFADGTHAEGDLLVAADGASSRVRRQYLPHAGVEDAKIISITAKVPITPKTKKLLPENVFNGIGLVLGPKGGTCILHTMEFPWGADGELKSGIGGNDADLIEHWPGMLFDNTRDYINWGFWASTDKFPADVMKMRGEDLIELVLKMTPTWSKDLRTLFGLGDPSTCFPINIRTSVPIPQWEASTVTLLGDAIHTMTPGQGVGANTALRDAALITKNLVAFRDGRSTLLDAVRDYETKMVKYGFEAVIESKKQTSGDQPVHKPYIGRLALAGMRAFLFVAARVPSMKRKMAEDIYIYRGGDRED, encoded by the coding sequence ATGACCACCTCACCGTTCCACGTCATCGTGATCGGGGGCGGCACCGGCGGGATGGCCCTGGCCCACGGCCTGAAGCGGGCGGGGATCAGCGTCGCGGTCTACGAGCGCGACCGGACCCGCACCAGCGGGCTGCACGGCTACCGCGTCGGCATCGACCCGGACGGCAGCCGCTCGCTCAAGAAGCTCCTGCCGCCCGAGCTGTACGACACCTTCGTCGCCACCTGCGCCCGCGAGCCCCGCTACTTCATCATGCTCACCGAGAAGCTGAAGACCAGCATCGAGCTCCCGCTGCGGCAGGCCGAGGACGACGTCAACGGCGAGAAGTCGGTCAGCCGGATGACGCTGCGCCAGGTGCTGTTCACCGGCATGGAGGACGTCGTCGAGTTCGACAAGGAGTTCACCCACTACGAGCAGCGCCCAGACGGCCGGGTGACCGCCTTCTTCGCGGACGGCACGCACGCCGAGGGCGACCTGCTGGTCGCCGCCGACGGCGCGTCCTCGCGGGTGCGCCGGCAGTACCTCCCGCACGCCGGCGTCGAGGACGCCAAGATCATCTCCATCACGGCCAAGGTCCCGATCACCCCCAAGACCAAGAAGCTGCTGCCGGAGAACGTCTTCAACGGCATCGGGCTGGTGCTCGGCCCCAAGGGCGGGACCTGCATCCTGCACACCATGGAGTTCCCCTGGGGCGCCGACGGCGAGCTGAAGAGCGGGATCGGCGGGAACGACGCGGACCTGATCGAGCACTGGCCCGGCATGCTGTTCGACAACACCCGGGACTACATCAACTGGGGCTTCTGGGCCTCCACCGACAAGTTCCCCGCCGACGTGATGAAGATGCGGGGGGAGGACCTGATCGAGCTGGTGCTGAAGATGACCCCCACCTGGAGCAAGGACCTGCGCACCCTGTTCGGCCTGGGCGACCCCAGCACCTGCTTCCCGATCAACATCCGCACCTCGGTGCCGATCCCGCAGTGGGAGGCCAGCACGGTCACGCTGCTCGGCGACGCCATCCACACCATGACGCCCGGTCAGGGCGTGGGCGCCAACACCGCGCTCCGCGACGCCGCCCTGATCACCAAGAACCTCGTCGCGTTCCGCGACGGCCGGTCCACGCTGCTCGACGCGGTGCGGGACTACGAGACCAAGATGGTCAAGTACGGCTTCGAGGCGGTCATCGAGTCCAAGAAGCAGACCAGCGGCGACCAGCCGGTGCACAAGCCGTACATCGGCCGGCTGGCCCTCGCCGGGATGCGGGCCTTCCTCTTCGTGGCGGCGCGGGTGCCGTCGATGAAGCGGAAGATGGCCGAGGACATCTACATCTACCGCGGCGGCGACCGCGAGGACTGA
- a CDS encoding TenA family protein, which yields MVIPIPAGPAGTALREELGGFVAEGARRICTHPYYTGLCDGTLPGRSLVHFTLQDSCHLLPSYGRAQARCSALARNGNQARVLSRMATSALEDAEVRLDGFAKTAARLGLPLPTGPAAPAPAPATLAYANFLTAASSTSLAAGVGAVLPSAWLYMLVTDDLLVRHDPFSRYAEEVEKAHPGEFYRGMLGEFLDLAEEVAAGSSAAERAELVRHAELAVRYEWAFVDAAWQLQSWPF from the coding sequence ATGGTGATTCCCATCCCGGCCGGACCGGCCGGCACGGCACTGCGGGAGGAGCTCGGCGGGTTCGTGGCCGAGGGCGCCCGGCGCATCTGCACGCACCCCTACTACACGGGTCTGTGCGACGGCACGCTGCCGGGCCGGTCCCTCGTCCACTTCACCCTTCAGGACTCCTGCCACCTGCTGCCCAGCTACGGCCGGGCGCAGGCCCGCTGCTCCGCCCTCGCCCGCAACGGCAACCAGGCCCGGGTGCTGAGCCGGATGGCGACCAGCGCCCTGGAGGACGCGGAGGTCAGGCTGGACGGCTTCGCCAAGACGGCGGCCAGGCTCGGCCTGCCGCTGCCGACCGGACCCGCCGCCCCGGCGCCCGCCCCGGCGACGCTGGCGTACGCGAACTTCCTGACCGCCGCCTCCTCGACCTCGCTGGCGGCGGGGGTGGGCGCGGTGCTCCCGTCGGCGTGGCTCTACATGCTGGTCACGGACGACCTGCTGGTCAGGCACGACCCCTTCTCGCGCTACGCGGAGGAGGTCGAGAAGGCCCACCCGGGCGAGTTCTACCGGGGGATGCTGGGGGAGTTCCTCGACCTCGCCGAGGAGGTGGCGGCGGGGAGTTCGGCGGCCGAGCGCGCGGAGCTGGTCCGCCACGCCGAGCTGGCGGTCCGCTACGAGTGGGCCTTCGTCGACGCCGCCTGGCAGCTCCAGTCCTGGCCGTTCTGA
- a CDS encoding flavin reductase family protein, with protein MTTSFPSPLATAAAPEFRALMARFPTGVSVVAAYDEDGVPRGMTCSAVCSVTLEPPTLLVCLRTGSQTLAAVLASGLFTVNLLHEQGREAAELFGSGAPDRFERIRWQDGPGRTGPGLVDDAHAVANCRVAMAHPVGTHTVVYGEVTRIVLEPGCRPLLYGMRGYAGWPPPHL; from the coding sequence GTGACCACTTCCTTCCCCAGCCCGCTCGCCACGGCGGCCGCTCCGGAGTTCCGTGCGCTGATGGCGCGCTTCCCCACCGGGGTGTCCGTGGTCGCCGCCTACGACGAGGACGGCGTCCCCCGCGGCATGACCTGCTCGGCCGTGTGCAGCGTGACGCTGGAGCCGCCGACCCTGCTGGTCTGCCTGCGGACCGGCAGCCAGACCCTGGCGGCGGTGCTGGCCTCCGGGCTGTTCACCGTCAACCTGCTGCACGAGCAGGGGCGGGAGGCCGCGGAGCTGTTCGGCTCCGGCGCGCCGGACCGCTTCGAGCGGATCCGCTGGCAGGACGGGCCCGGGCGGACCGGCCCCGGCCTGGTCGACGACGCGCACGCGGTGGCCAACTGCCGGGTGGCCATGGCGCACCCGGTCGGCACCCACACCGTGGTGTACGGGGAGGTGACCCGGATCGTGCTGGAGCCCGGCTGCCGACCGCTGCTGTACGGCATGCGCGGGTACGCGGGCTGGCCCCCGCCGCACCTCTGA
- a CDS encoding NAD(P)-dependent oxidoreductase codes for MSTTEIGFIGLGNMGGGMAHCLIGAGYTLSVHNRTARKAEPLVALGARSAPDAASAARGQRVVLLSLSDEAAVEEVLFRQLVPVLEPGALVVDTSTVSPGYARSAAARLQALGLRRVEACVVGNPFQARAGELRVYVSGAEADVEEVRGILDTIGSEVVPTGAPGTATTVKLIFNLLLGAQVASLAEAVAYGVEAGLDRDQLLSSIAGSGFSSVVMRFRAELMRKGSYEPAFFRSALMEKDLRLAVTAAGEAGVGLPVLEAVRERFAGVVAAGDGDKDASVIAEHAHAHAQPPAHR; via the coding sequence ATGAGCACCACGGAGATCGGCTTCATCGGCCTCGGCAACATGGGCGGCGGCATGGCCCACTGCCTGATCGGGGCCGGATACACGCTCAGCGTCCACAACCGCACCGCGCGCAAGGCGGAGCCGCTGGTCGCGCTGGGCGCCCGGAGCGCCCCCGACGCGGCCTCGGCGGCCCGGGGGCAGCGGGTGGTGCTGCTCAGCCTGAGCGACGAGGCGGCGGTCGAGGAGGTCCTCTTCCGGCAGCTGGTCCCGGTCCTGGAGCCGGGCGCGCTGGTGGTGGACACCTCCACGGTCTCCCCCGGCTACGCCCGGTCGGCCGCGGCCCGGCTCCAGGCGCTGGGACTGCGCCGGGTCGAGGCCTGCGTGGTCGGCAACCCGTTCCAGGCGCGGGCGGGAGAGCTGCGGGTCTACGTGTCCGGCGCGGAGGCCGACGTCGAGGAGGTGCGCGGGATCCTGGACACCATCGGCTCGGAGGTCGTGCCGACCGGCGCGCCCGGCACCGCCACCACCGTGAAGCTGATCTTCAACCTGCTGCTCGGCGCCCAGGTGGCCTCGCTGGCCGAGGCCGTCGCCTACGGGGTGGAGGCCGGGCTGGACCGGGACCAGCTGCTGTCCTCGATCGCCGGGAGCGGCTTCAGCTCGGTGGTGATGCGCTTCCGGGCCGAGCTGATGCGCAAGGGCAGCTACGAGCCGGCCTTCTTCCGCTCGGCGCTGATGGAGAAGGACCTGCGGCTGGCGGTGACCGCCGCCGGGGAGGCCGGGGTCGGGCTGCCGGTGCTGGAGGCCGTGCGGGAGCGCTTCGCCGGGGTGGTCGCGGCCGGCGACGGGGACAAGGACGCCTCCGTCATCGCCGAGCACGCGCACGCGCACGCGCAGCCGCCCGCGCACCGCTGA
- a CDS encoding lysine N(6)-hydroxylase/L-ornithine N(5)-oxygenase family protein has translation MQIPEGTQSVLPHHHVVGLGAGPANLSLAALGANTVPGGVALFERREGPAWHPGLLRTGTQLQTSWIKDLVSLADPCNPLSFLNYLVSTGRIYAFLNAQYDAIPRLEYARYLAWASAQLGTVNYGTEVAEVDFSGGRFVVSSASGPLATADHVVFGLGTRPEVPACFEGLGAGGAILAEHLEAHLSTVSSLPYEQVIVVGGGQTGAECVLHLMQRGFRDIRWIGRRQWFAPMDDSPSANDFYRPTYLRFFQGLPEDIRARYVGEQTLTSDGVSMVTLQQLYQANYEAFLSEGRSPVMMLPGRNVVEVAERHGSIALWCERDWGGRERHAARFVVLATGRRQAALPISSRLAGLMELDAGDEPVIDSDYSLRWKHAETNRMYVQNRSRVGHGLADPNLSLLAVRSAVILNSVLERQAFAIRDEQMNTVWA, from the coding sequence ATGCAGATACCAGAAGGAACCCAATCCGTACTGCCGCACCACCACGTCGTCGGGCTCGGCGCCGGGCCTGCCAACCTCAGCCTGGCCGCCCTGGGCGCGAACACCGTGCCCGGGGGCGTAGCCCTGTTCGAGCGCCGGGAGGGGCCCGCCTGGCACCCCGGCCTGCTGCGCACCGGAACCCAGCTGCAGACCTCCTGGATCAAGGACCTGGTGTCCCTGGCCGATCCGTGCAACCCGCTGTCCTTCCTCAACTACCTGGTCAGCACCGGGCGCATCTACGCCTTCCTGAACGCCCAGTACGACGCGATCCCCCGGCTGGAGTACGCCCGCTACCTGGCCTGGGCCTCGGCGCAGCTGGGCACGGTGAACTACGGGACGGAGGTCGCGGAGGTCGACTTCTCCGGCGGCCGGTTCGTGGTCTCCTCGGCCTCCGGGCCGCTGGCCACCGCGGACCACGTGGTCTTCGGCCTGGGCACCCGGCCGGAGGTCCCGGCGTGCTTCGAGGGTCTGGGGGCGGGCGGCGCGATCCTGGCGGAGCACCTGGAGGCCCACCTGTCCACCGTGTCCAGCCTGCCCTACGAACAGGTGATCGTGGTGGGCGGCGGCCAGACCGGCGCCGAGTGCGTGCTGCACCTGATGCAGCGGGGCTTCCGGGACATCCGCTGGATCGGCCGGCGGCAGTGGTTCGCACCCATGGACGACTCGCCCTCGGCCAACGACTTCTACCGCCCGACCTACCTGCGCTTCTTCCAGGGCCTGCCCGAGGACATCCGCGCGCGCTACGTCGGCGAGCAGACGCTGACCAGCGACGGGGTGTCGATGGTCACCCTGCAGCAGCTGTACCAGGCCAACTACGAGGCGTTCCTGAGCGAGGGCCGCTCGCCGGTGATGATGCTCCCGGGCCGCAACGTGGTCGAGGTCGCGGAGCGCCACGGCTCCATCGCGCTCTGGTGCGAGCGGGACTGGGGCGGCCGCGAGCGGCACGCCGCCCGGTTCGTGGTGCTGGCGACCGGACGGCGGCAGGCCGCGCTGCCGATCTCCTCCCGACTCGCCGGGTTGATGGAGCTGGATGCCGGGGACGAACCGGTCATCGACTCCGACTACTCGCTCCGCTGGAAGCACGCCGAGACCAACCGCATGTACGTCCAGAACCGCAGCAGGGTCGGCCACGGCCTGGCAGACCCCAACCTCAGCCTGCTGGCGGTGCGTTCGGCCGTCATCCTCAACTCGGTGCTGGAGCGCCAGGCGTTCGCCATCCGGGACGAGCAGATGAACACCGTCTGGGCGTGA
- a CDS encoding glycosyltransferase, producing MRVAVDTPLDHLLPDCDLVVSHGGAGTVLTSLRHGLPLLLVPQLPDHAGHAGRVVAAGAGEVLTRDEASGSRVAAEVRRLLADGPERAAARALRQEMLAQPAPAAVATQLEALVRQQGAARSTGPVG from the coding sequence GTGCGGGTCGCCGTCGACACCCCGCTGGACCACCTGCTGCCCGACTGCGACCTGGTGGTGTCGCACGGCGGCGCGGGCACGGTGCTGACCTCGCTGCGGCACGGCCTGCCGCTGCTGCTCGTCCCGCAGCTGCCGGACCACGCCGGGCACGCCGGACGGGTGGTGGCCGCCGGAGCCGGTGAGGTGCTCACCCGCGACGAGGCGTCCGGCTCCCGGGTCGCCGCCGAGGTCCGACGGCTGCTCGCGGACGGCCCCGAGCGCGCCGCGGCCCGGGCGCTGCGGCAGGAGATGCTGGCGCAGCCCGCGCCCGCCGCGGTGGCGACGCAGCTGGAGGCGCTGGTCCGGCAGCAGGGGGCGGCGCGGTCGACCGGCCCGGTCGGCTGA
- a CDS encoding SDR family NAD(P)-dependent oxidoreductase has protein sequence MDLQLKGKRAVVTGASRGIGLAIVQALAAEGVEVLGGARTIGAELSEATPHTLAVDLTEADGPARLVAHAVETFGGLDILVNNVGGRTVSANGFLDLDDDGWQKGFDLNFFSAVRAIRAALPSLVESRGSIINIGSVNGRLAVPRLAEYSAAKAALTNLTKALSEEFGPQGVRVNTVSPGPVLTDTWNSPQRAERMGMSVEDLVAAVPKWMGLTTGKIIAPEEVASIVLLLASDRLPSTTGTDWLIDAGMLKSV, from the coding sequence ATGGATCTGCAGTTGAAGGGCAAGAGGGCGGTCGTCACCGGTGCGAGCCGGGGCATCGGACTGGCCATCGTCCAGGCGCTCGCCGCCGAGGGCGTCGAGGTGCTGGGAGGCGCCCGGACCATCGGCGCGGAGCTGAGCGAGGCGACCCCGCACACCCTGGCGGTCGACCTGACCGAGGCCGACGGGCCGGCCCGCCTGGTCGCCCACGCGGTCGAGACCTTCGGCGGCCTGGACATCCTGGTCAACAACGTCGGCGGCCGCACGGTCTCCGCCAACGGCTTCCTCGACCTGGACGACGACGGCTGGCAGAAGGGCTTCGACCTGAACTTCTTCAGCGCCGTCCGGGCGATCCGGGCCGCCCTGCCGAGCCTGGTGGAGAGCCGGGGGTCGATCATCAACATCGGCTCGGTCAACGGGCGCCTGGCCGTGCCCCGGCTGGCGGAGTACTCGGCGGCCAAGGCCGCGCTGACCAACCTCACCAAGGCGCTGTCCGAGGAGTTCGGGCCGCAGGGGGTCCGGGTCAACACGGTCTCCCCCGGGCCGGTGCTCACCGACACCTGGAACAGCCCGCAGCGGGCCGAGCGGATGGGCATGTCGGTGGAGGACCTGGTCGCGGCGGTGCCCAAGTGGATGGGGCTCACCACCGGCAAGATCATCGCCCCGGAGGAGGTGGCCTCGATCGTGCTGCTGCTGGCGTCCGACCGGCTGCCCAGCACCACCGGCACGGACTGGCTGATCGACGCCGGCATGCTCAAGTCGGTCTGA